In one Anticarsia gemmatalis isolate Benzon Research Colony breed Stoneville strain chromosome 9, ilAntGemm2 primary, whole genome shotgun sequence genomic region, the following are encoded:
- the LOC142975466 gene encoding protein croquemort-like, with the protein MVSSGKKSGLLLGFGAVTVVLGAIMVVFWPPIFNTQLQRMMTLTNESMSFNIWRETPIPMYLEIHFFNISNVDEILARKEGVRLRVDELGPYVFRETHIKTNLTWNDNSTLTFYNQRWWHFVPEKSVGELSDMITSINPIIATVAYLMRHQRLVVKVPVDIFLRLYHSNMFLTANVTDWLFDGISDPVLDIASHFPELPIDIPYDKFGWFYERNGSIEFDGSFTMNTGAADFSQLGNVEKWRYSNRTEFRDECGVVKGSTGELWAPEYGQEEVYVFTSDLCTYLTLSKDREVIVQGVEGVQYAANDSTFDNGHKYPHMACFCDEPTSSPDCLPSGALNVSACRFGAPAFVSLPHFLNTDPHYPSKIDGLNATDDMNFRLILEMFTGMPLGVSAQLQINLLVRHVTGITINNQLPDGDTMVPMFWFRQEMETTPEYARMAQFAIRMRYWVPYGLYALTAIGVVLLIAGITVLMRKLLKSPETAPILNEESSSSVES; encoded by the exons ATGGTGTCATCAGGTAAAAAGAGCGGGTTGTTGTTAGGTTTCGGCGCCGTCACGGTGGTGCTGGGTGCCATCATGGTGGTTTTCTGGCCACCGATCTTCAACACACAGCTGCAAAGG ATGATGACCTTAACAAATGAATCCATGTCGTTCAACATCTGGCGGGAGACGCCGATACCGATGTACTTGGAGATCCACTTCTTCAACATCAGCAACGTGGACGAGATCCTCGCGAGGAAGGAGGGCGTCCGGCTCAGGGTGGACGAACTAGGGCCTTATGTGTTTCGAGAGACACATATaaag ACGAATTTGACGTGGAATGACAACAGCACCCTCACGTTCTACAACCAGAGGTGGTGGCACTTTGTTCCTGAGAAGTCTGTCGGCGAGCTCTCGGATATGATCACCAGTATCAACCCTATTATTGCT ACAGTAGCCTACCTGATGCGTCACCAGCGCCTAGTAGTGAAAGTGCCAGTGGACATATTCCTGCGTCTGTACCACTCGAACATGTTCCTGACTGCCAACGTGACGGACTGGCTGTTCGACGGCATCTCCGACCCGGTGCTGGACATCGCCTCACACTTCCCAGAGCTGCCTATTGATATTCCTTATGATAAGTTCGGATGGTTCTATGAG CGCAACGGCTCAATAGAATTCGACGGCTCCTTCACAATGAACACCGGCGCCGCAGACTTCTCTCAGCTGGGTAACGTTGAGAAGTGGCGGTACTCCAACCGGACGGAGTTCAGGGACGAGTGCGGCGTCGTCAAGGGCTCGACTGGTGAGCTCTGGGCGCCGGAGTACGGGCAGGAGGAGGTGTATGTGTTCACGTCGGATCTTTGCAC ataCCTAACACTGAGCAAAGATCGTGAAGTGATAGTACAAGGTGTAGAGGGCGTGCAATACGCGGCCAACGATTCAACGTTTGACAACGGACACAAGTACCCACATATG GCTTGTTTCTGCGATGAGCCGACGTCATCACCGGACTGTCTACCATCAGGCGCTCTCAACGTGTCCGCGTGTCGTTTCGGCGCGCCCGCCTTTGTATCGTTACCCCACTTCTTGAATACTGACCCGCATTACCCTAGCAAGATTGATGGCTTAAATGCTACTGa TGACATGAACTTCAGACTGATATTGGAGATGTTCACCGGCATGCCACTGGGAGTCTCCGCGCAGCTACAGATCAATCTATTAGTTAGACATGTTACTGGTATCAC TATAAACAACCAGCTGCCGGACGGTGACACGATGGTGCCGATGTTCTGGTTCCGCCAGGAGATGGAGACCACCCCGGAGTACGCGCGCATGGCACAGTTCGCCATACGCATGCGCTACTGGGTGCCTTATGGATTGTATGCACTTACT GCAATAGGCGTAGTCCTTCTAATAGCAGGAATAACGGTGTTAATGAGAAAATTACTAAAATCTCCTGAAACAGCGCCCATTTTGAACGAAGAGTCGTCATCGTCCGTGGAGTCTTAG